The sequence CGATGTGCGACTGTTCGATGTTGAGCGGCGGCAGCACGCGCACGACATTGTCGCCCGCCGCAACGGTGAGCAGCCCGTGATTGTCGCGCAGATGCGCAACGAAAGCGCGGCTGTCCGAGCGCATCTTGACGCCGAGCATCAGCCCCATGCCGCGCACGCTTTCAAACAGCTGGTCGTGGTTCGGGATCAGCTGTTCGAGCGCGCCGCGCAGCCGCTCGCCGGTTGCCTTGACCGACTCGAGAAAGCCGTCCTCCAGAATCACGTCGAACACCGCCTGCCCCGCCGCCATCGCCAGCGGATTGCCGCCATAGGTCGATCCGTGGGTGCCGATCACCATCCCCCGCGCCGCCTTTTCGGTCGCAAGGCACGCGCCCAGCGGGAAGCCGCCGCCGATGCCCTTGGCGGTCGCCATGATGTCGGGCGCGATCCCGTACTGCTCATAGGCGTAAAGCGTGCCGGTGCGCGCGACGCCGCACTGAACTTCGTCGAAGATCAGCATCAGGTCGCGTTCGTTGCAGATGTCGCGCAGCCCCTGGAGGAAGGGTTGCGACGCCGGGCGGATACCGCCCTCGCCCTGCACCGGCTCGATCAGGAAACCCGCCGTATGGTCATCGACCAGGTCGAGCGCGGCGTTGAGGTCGTCGAACGGCGCGTAAGCGAAACCGGGCAGCAGCGGGTCGAACCCCTTGCGCAGCTTTTCCTGATTGGTCGCCGAAATCGTGCCGAGCGTGCGGCCGTGGAAGGCGTTGTTGAAGGTGATGAGATTATGCTTTTCGGCGTTGCCCGCGCTCGAATGATAAGCGCGCGCGGTCTTGATCGCGCATTCGACCGCTTCGGCGCCCGAGTTGGTGAAAAAGACGGTGTCGGCGAAGGTGTTGTCGACAAGGCGCTGGGCAAAGGCTTCGCCCTGCGGGCTGCCATAGAGGTTCGACACGTGCATCAGCGTCGCCGCCTGCTCCTGAATCGCCCTGGTCAGATGCGGATGGCCGTGGCCGAGCAGATTGACCGCGATGCCGCTCGCGAAATCCAGATAACGCTCGCCGCGCTCGCCGATCAGATAGGCGCCTTCGCCGCGCACCGGACGCACAGCGCACCGGGGATAAACGGGCATCAGCGGCGTGATCGACATGGCAGGCACCTTTCCGTCAAAAGTAAAAAGGCGACCCCGTTCGGGCCGCCCTTGGTCGGACCGCCCCTATACTGCCGGTGCCGGAGGCGCGTCAACACGGGGGGCGTTCTCGCTCCTCCCTGTCACGCAGCGATGGGGAGGTGGCAGCGCGAAGCGCTGACGGAGGGGCTTTGGCGCTACCGTCGCGGCCCCTCCACCACCGCCTGCGGCGGCGGTCCCTCTCCCCATGGCTTCGCCACAGGGAGGATTTATTGCAGCGCTTTCAAGGCTTCCATCGTCAGTGCGAGCGAATGTTTGCGCGCCGCATGGTCGTAGATCGACGACGCGATAATCACCTCATCGACGCCGGTGCGCGCGACGAAGCCCTTAAGGCCCGCCGCGATGTCGTCGACCGTCCCGATCGCCGAGCATTGCAGCACATGATCGAGGATCGCGCGTGCGTTCGGCGGCAGGCCGTCCTTGTAACCCGCAAGCGGCGGCCGCATCCGGCCGGGATTGCCGGTGCGCAGCGCGACGAAGGCCTGTTGCTGCGAACTGGCCAGCAATTCGGCCTCCTCGCGGGTATCGGCCGCGAAAGCGTTGAACGCCGCCGCGGCATAGGGCTCGGCAAGCTGCGCCGACGGCTTGAACTGGCGGCGATAAATGTCGAGCGCCTCATCGAGCGCATCGGGCGCGAAATGGCTGGCGAAGGCATAGGGCAGGCCAAGCATCGCCGCGAGCTGCGCGCCGAACGTGCTCGACCCCAATATCCACAGCGGGACATGCGTGCCCGCCCCCGGCACCGCGGTGATGCCGAGCTGTTCGTCGCCGGCCAGAAACGCCTGAAGCTCCAGCACATCCTGCGGAAACTGCCGCTCGTCGCCGGCAAGAGTGCGGCGCAGCGCGCGCGCGACGCGCTGGTCCGACCCCGGCGCGCGCCCCAGGCCCAGGTCGATGCGGCCCGGAAACAGCGCCTCGAGCGTGCCGAACTGCTCGGCGATCACCATCGGCGCATGGTTGGGCAGCATGATGCCGCCCGCGCCGATGCGAATTTTCGACGTCGCCTGCCCGATATGCGCGAGCACCACTGCGGTCGCGGCGCTCGCAATCCCCGTCATGCCGTGATGCTCGGCGACCCAATAGCGGTGATAGCCGAGCGTCTCGGCATGGCGGGCGAGCTCGGCGGCGTTGGCGAGCGACCGGGCGATCGTGCCGGTATCGGTCACAGGCACGAGGTCGAGAAAAGAGAGTTTCGGCATGAAACCGATATGCGGCTGGCAGTCTCCGCATTCAAGCCACCCCGACCCGATGGATCGTCATTGCGAGCGGAGCGAAGCAATCTCCAGCGATCGGCCCGGCGCAAGGCCGATCGCTGGAGATTGCCGCGTCGCTTCCCTCCTCGCAATGACAGTCAGGCTCGTTCGTCCTTCGGCGAGTCCATCAGCACATAGGTGGTGATCGAATGCACCTGCGGCAGCACGCCCAGCACCTCGGTATGGAAATGCTTGTAGCTTGCGAGATCCGCGGTCTCGACGCGCAGCAGATACTCGATCGTGCCCGTGACATTGTGGCATTCGCGCACTTCGGGCGCCTCGGCCATCGCCGCCTCGAAATCGGCCTGCGATTTCTTGGTGTGCGACGACAGGCCCACGGTGACATAGGCGAGGAAGGTCAGGCCGAGCTTGGCCGGGTCGATCACCGCGCGATAGCCCTTGATCACCCCGCTGCGTTCGAGTTCCTGCACCCGGCGCAGGCAGGCCGAGGGGGAAAGGCCGACACGATCGGCAAGCTCGAGGTTCGAGATTCGCCCGTTGCGCGAGAGTTCGTGCAATATCTTGCGGCCAATGGCGTCCGTTCTGGTCATGGATTGCACAATCTAACCGAATGCGCCCCATCTTTGCAATCCGTCGCTTATCGAAACCCATTATATTGCGTCCATGAACCAGACCACCCTCGCCGCACTCTCCGCCTTCGCGCTCGTTTCGTCGATCACGCCGGGGCCGAACAACATGATGCTGATGGCGTCCGGCGCCAATTTCGGGCTGCGCCGCACCGTGCCGCATGCGCTCGGCGTGGGGATTGGGTTCACGGTGATGATCGTGCTGGTCGGCGTCGGGCTGATGGGGCTGTTCGACCTGTTCCCGGTGCTGAACCTCGTGCTCAAGGTGGTGAGCGTCGCCTATCTGCTCTGGCTCGCGTGGAAGATCGCCCATGCCGCCGCCCCCGCCGCCGACGGAGGCATGCGCGGCAAACCGATGAGCTTTTTCCAGGCGGTGCTGTTCCAGTGGGTGAATCCGAAAGCCTGGTCGATGGCGCTGACCGCGATCGCACTCTACGCCCCCGACCGCAATCTGGGCGCGGTGCTGCTCGTCGCGGCGATCTTCGGGATCATCAACCTTCCCTCGACCAGCCTGTGGGCGGTGATGGGCGTGTCGCTGCGCGGCTGGTTGTCGAGCCCGGCGCGCCTCAGGGCCTTCAACTGGACGATGGCGGCGCTGCTCGTGGGGTCGCTCGCGCTGCTCATCTGATTGCAAGGTTGCTGCTTGCAACCTAAAGACGGCGCTCCCCCTTCCTGACCGGAGAAGAGAGCCATGCAAAGCCGCCGCCTTGGCAAGAGCGCCATCCATGTATCCGACATCTGCATGGGGACGATGACCTTCGGCAGTCAGACCGACGAGGCTGAAGCGCATCGCATCCTCGACCGCTGCTTCGACGAGGGAATCAATTTCTATGACACCGCCGAGGGTTATCCGGTTCCGCCCGATGTCCAATGGGTCGGCCGCACCGAGGAGATCGTCGGGCGCTGGCTGAAGACCAAGGCGCGCGACGCGATCATCCTTGCGACCAAGGTGTCGGGACCGAGCCATGTCTGGTTCAGGTCTCCGTGCCGCGGCGGGATGACCGCGCTCGACCGCAGGAACATCTTTCAGGCGATCGACGACAGCCTGACGCGGCTCCAGACCGACTATGTCGATCTCTACCAGACGCACTGGCCCGACCATGATGCGCCCTATGACGAGATGATGGACGCGCTCGACGACCTCGTCCAAATGGGCAAGGTGCGCATCCTCGGCTGCTCGAACGAGACGAGCTGGGGGCTGATGAAATCGCTCGCGGCGTCGGAGCGGCTGGGCGTCGCGCGCTACCACACGATCCAGAATAATTTCAGCCTCAACAACCGCCGCTTCGAGGATGAGCTGGCGCAGGTGTGCCGACAGGAAGGCGTCAGCCTGATCCCCTATTCGCCGCTGGCGGGCGGCGTACTGTCGGGCAAATATCAGGGCGGCGCGACCCCGGAAGGCGCGCGCTTTTCGCGCTATCTTCAGATGGAAGGGCGGCAGGCGGCGATGGGTCGCCGCTTCGTCAACGAAAAGACGCTCGCCGCG is a genomic window of Sphingopyxis sp. FD7 containing:
- a CDS encoding Lrp/AsnC family transcriptional regulator, with the translated sequence MTRTDAIGRKILHELSRNGRISNLELADRVGLSPSACLRRVQELERSGVIKGYRAVIDPAKLGLTFLAYVTVGLSSHTKKSQADFEAAMAEAPEVRECHNVTGTIEYLLRVETADLASYKHFHTEVLGVLPQVHSITTYVLMDSPKDERA
- a CDS encoding aspartate aminotransferase family protein, encoding MSITPLMPVYPRCAVRPVRGEGAYLIGERGERYLDFASGIAVNLLGHGHPHLTRAIQEQAATLMHVSNLYGSPQGEAFAQRLVDNTFADTVFFTNSGAEAVECAIKTARAYHSSAGNAEKHNLITFNNAFHGRTLGTISATNQEKLRKGFDPLLPGFAYAPFDDLNAALDLVDDHTAGFLIEPVQGEGGIRPASQPFLQGLRDICNERDLMLIFDEVQCGVARTGTLYAYEQYGIAPDIMATAKGIGGGFPLGACLATEKAARGMVIGTHGSTYGGNPLAMAAGQAVFDVILEDGFLESVKATGERLRGALEQLIPNHDQLFESVRGMGLMLGVKMRSDSRAFVAHLRDNHGLLTVAAGDNVVRVLPPLNIEQSHIDEFVEKLSAGAASYTPPEA
- a CDS encoding LLM class flavin-dependent oxidoreductase yields the protein MPKLSFLDLVPVTDTGTIARSLANAAELARHAETLGYHRYWVAEHHGMTGIASAATAVVLAHIGQATSKIRIGAGGIMLPNHAPMVIAEQFGTLEALFPGRIDLGLGRAPGSDQRVARALRRTLAGDERQFPQDVLELQAFLAGDEQLGITAVPGAGTHVPLWILGSSTFGAQLAAMLGLPYAFASHFAPDALDEALDIYRRQFKPSAQLAEPYAAAAFNAFAADTREEAELLASSQQQAFVALRTGNPGRMRPPLAGYKDGLPPNARAILDHVLQCSAIGTVDDIAAGLKGFVARTGVDEVIIASSIYDHAARKHSLALTMEALKALQ
- a CDS encoding aldo/keto reductase, with the protein product MQSRRLGKSAIHVSDICMGTMTFGSQTDEAEAHRILDRCFDEGINFYDTAEGYPVPPDVQWVGRTEEIVGRWLKTKARDAIILATKVSGPSHVWFRSPCRGGMTALDRRNIFQAIDDSLTRLQTDYVDLYQTHWPDHDAPYDEMMDALDDLVQMGKVRILGCSNETSWGLMKSLAASERLGVARYHTIQNNFSLNNRRFEDELAQVCRQEGVSLIPYSPLAGGVLSGKYQGGATPEGARFSRYLQMEGRQAAMGRRFVNEKTLAATERYLAIAADAGLHPVTMATAWSKQHDFVASTIVGVSAYDQLQPILDAKELVLEGDVMKALHKVSKDILYPMG
- a CDS encoding LysE family translocator translates to MNQTTLAALSAFALVSSITPGPNNMMLMASGANFGLRRTVPHALGVGIGFTVMIVLVGVGLMGLFDLFPVLNLVLKVVSVAYLLWLAWKIAHAAAPAADGGMRGKPMSFFQAVLFQWVNPKAWSMALTAIALYAPDRNLGAVLLVAAIFGIINLPSTSLWAVMGVSLRGWLSSPARLRAFNWTMAALLVGSLALLI